The Streptomyces sp. NBC_01268 genome window below encodes:
- a CDS encoding SWIM zinc finger family protein, producing MTPDEPRHPDASRHVDEPRFPDRSRAGAGRPRPSRTAPARPALPRHDDRRRTFPQLAPRAAPDGRFAATWWGNAWVESLEDTALDQARLARGKAYAQRGHVDAITVTPGRVVAYVHGSRPRPYRTEIRLRTLDDADWERFLDEAAARPEHIAALLDKDVPHALEAVTGLLPAPGDLIPDCSCPDDGYPCKHAAALCYQSARLLDEDPFVLFLMRGRGEQELLADLTRRNAARSAAERGATAPALPAVPARTALAPLTGHTLPPLPPPLPAPERPGRPAVFPADPDAPDPLALDLLAGEAAARAHAFLTTGQDPVAALTPWQDAVRLAAAHPGSGLTASTRALYRDLSYALDRTPTDLARAVAAWRQGGPAGLAVLEEPWDPPAGPFDRARPALFAADLPVFRPWRNRLSTRSLQLRFGRDGLWYGYESDTDREDWWPRGTPDADPVGVVTALLGR from the coding sequence ATGACCCCCGACGAGCCCCGTCACCCGGACGCGTCCCGCCACGTCGACGAGCCCCGCTTCCCGGACCGCTCCCGCGCGGGCGCCGGGCGCCCGCGGCCGTCCCGGACGGCCCCCGCCCGACCCGCCCTGCCCCGCCACGACGACCGGCGCCGGACCTTCCCCCAGCTCGCCCCGCGCGCGGCGCCCGACGGGCGGTTCGCCGCCACCTGGTGGGGCAACGCCTGGGTCGAGTCCCTGGAGGACACCGCCCTCGACCAGGCCCGGCTCGCCCGCGGCAAGGCGTACGCCCAGCGCGGCCACGTCGACGCGATCACCGTCACCCCCGGCAGGGTCGTCGCCTACGTGCACGGAAGCCGCCCCCGCCCGTACCGCACCGAGATCCGCCTGCGCACCCTCGACGACGCCGACTGGGAGCGGTTCCTCGACGAGGCCGCCGCCCGGCCCGAGCACATCGCCGCCCTCCTCGACAAGGACGTCCCGCACGCCCTGGAGGCCGTCACCGGACTGCTGCCCGCCCCCGGCGACCTGATCCCCGACTGCTCCTGCCCCGACGACGGCTACCCCTGCAAGCACGCGGCCGCCCTCTGCTACCAGTCCGCGCGCCTCCTCGACGAGGACCCCTTCGTCCTCTTCCTCATGCGCGGCCGCGGCGAACAGGAACTCCTCGCCGACCTCACCCGGCGCAACGCGGCCCGCTCCGCCGCCGAGCGCGGCGCCACGGCACCGGCCCTCCCCGCCGTCCCCGCACGCACCGCGCTCGCCCCGCTCACCGGACACACCCTCCCGCCGCTGCCCCCGCCGCTTCCCGCGCCCGAGCGCCCGGGCCGCCCGGCGGTCTTCCCCGCCGACCCCGACGCACCCGACCCCCTGGCCCTCGACCTGCTCGCCGGCGAGGCGGCCGCCCGCGCCCACGCCTTCCTCACCACCGGCCAGGACCCCGTCGCCGCGCTCACCCCCTGGCAGGACGCGGTTCGGCTGGCCGCCGCGCACCCCGGCTCCGGACTCACCGCCTCCACCCGCGCCCTCTACCGGGACCTGTCCTACGCCCTCGACCGCACCCCGACCGACCTGGCCCGGGCCGTCGCCGCCTGGCGGCAGGGCGGACCGGCCGGCCTCGCCGTCCTGGAAGAGCCCTGGGACCCGCCCGCCGGGCCGTTCGACCGGGCCAGACCCGCCCTGTTCGCCGCCGACCTCCCCGTCTTCCGTCCCTGGCGCAACCGGCTCTCCACCCGTTCCCTCCAGCTCCGCTTCGGCCGGGACGGGCTCTGGTACGGGTACGAGTCGGACACCGACCGCGAGGACTGGTGGCCCCGCGGCACCCCGGACGCCGACCCGGTCGGCGTGGTCACGGCCCTGCTGGGGAGATGA
- a CDS encoding DEAD/DEAH box helicase: MTQAPLGHAAVFLPAALPREGRVAFWSPEGAPLPDPEQFETARGSARTDGAPASATRGELTVVRRHGAGVRSRTVPALFLSVAEALPVLVAARHHPAAHPATACWGAAALHALHLVARGRLLPGLTADDHDAWRAGPLDADDIAHLRAIAAAMPYEGHATPLPEPGSARGPLRLPEPEALVRAFLDAVADTLPRTPAAPHAVGAPFAAREAVHLPRARTWAAEAAAGMDAGVRVSLRLDLSKYELFDVSGESAEGEERQAAAVLLQVHSLADPTLVIDAAALWAGDGDEHFGPRARIDAVLAVRRAARVWPPLGRLLEREVPDVLPITEDELYELLGPATPRLADAGVAVHWPRDLARSLSASAVVRPARSAPGSATDGTAFFDSEELLRFNWQLALDGDPLTEREMDVLAEAHRPVVRLRDQWVVVDPDLVRKARKRELGLLEPVDALAVALGGTAEVDGETVPAVPVGALAVLRDRLLAGPEDVPPPPGLDATLRDYQLRGLAWLDLMTSLGLGGCLADDMGLGKTVTLIALHLRRARPAPTLVVCPASLLGNWQREIRRFAPGVPVRRFHGADRTLGGLDGGFVLTTYGTLRTSAAQLAEQEWGMVVADEAQHVKNPFSATAKALRTIPSPARVALTGTPVENNLSELWALLDWTTPGLLGPLKAFRSRHARAVENDEEIGNEEAVERLARLVRPFLLRRRKSDPGIAPELPPKTESDHPVALTREQASLYEAVVRETMAQIEAAEGMARRGLIMKLLTSLKQICNHPAQYLKESSPRNRGSSGAGAGALRLAGRSGKLALLDELLDTILAEDGSVLVFTQYVSMARLLADHLASRGVDAQLLHGGTPVPERERMVDRFQAGEVPVFLLSLKAAGTGLNLTRAGHVVHYDRWWNPAVEEQATDRAYRIGQTQPVQVHRLIAEGTVEDSIAEMLRAKRALADAVLGSGEAALTELTDRDLADLVSLRRPS; encoded by the coding sequence GTGACCCAGGCCCCGCTCGGCCATGCCGCCGTCTTCCTGCCCGCCGCCCTGCCCCGCGAGGGCCGGGTCGCCTTCTGGTCGCCCGAGGGCGCCCCGCTGCCCGATCCGGAGCAGTTCGAGACGGCCCGGGGGTCCGCCCGCACCGACGGCGCCCCCGCCTCCGCCACCAGGGGCGAGCTGACCGTCGTGCGCCGGCACGGGGCGGGGGTCAGGTCCCGGACCGTGCCCGCGCTGTTCCTGTCCGTGGCCGAGGCACTGCCCGTGCTGGTCGCCGCCCGGCACCATCCGGCCGCGCACCCCGCCACCGCCTGCTGGGGTGCCGCCGCCCTGCACGCCCTGCACCTGGTCGCCCGGGGCCGGCTGCTGCCCGGACTCACGGCCGACGACCACGACGCCTGGCGGGCCGGACCGCTCGACGCCGACGACATCGCCCACCTGCGGGCGATCGCCGCCGCCATGCCGTACGAGGGCCACGCCACCCCGCTGCCGGAGCCCGGCTCGGCCCGCGGCCCGCTGCGCCTGCCCGAGCCGGAGGCGCTGGTGCGCGCCTTCCTCGACGCGGTCGCCGACACCCTGCCCCGGACGCCCGCGGCGCCGCACGCCGTCGGCGCGCCGTTCGCCGCGCGGGAGGCCGTCCACCTGCCCCGCGCGCGCACCTGGGCCGCCGAGGCCGCCGCCGGCATGGACGCGGGCGTCCGCGTCTCGCTCCGCCTCGACCTGTCGAAGTACGAGCTGTTCGACGTCTCGGGGGAGTCCGCGGAAGGAGAGGAGCGGCAGGCCGCGGCCGTGCTGCTCCAGGTGCACAGCCTCGCCGACCCGACCCTCGTCATCGACGCCGCCGCCCTGTGGGCCGGCGACGGCGACGAGCATTTCGGCCCCCGCGCCCGGATCGACGCCGTCCTCGCCGTGCGCCGCGCCGCGCGCGTCTGGCCGCCGCTCGGCCGCCTCCTCGAACGGGAGGTGCCCGACGTCCTCCCGATCACCGAGGACGAGCTGTACGAGCTCCTCGGCCCCGCCACCCCACGGCTCGCCGACGCCGGTGTCGCCGTCCACTGGCCCCGCGACCTCGCCCGCTCGCTCAGCGCCTCCGCCGTCGTCCGCCCGGCCCGCTCCGCACCGGGCTCCGCCACCGACGGCACCGCCTTCTTCGACAGCGAGGAGCTGCTCCGCTTCAACTGGCAGCTCGCCCTCGACGGCGACCCCCTCACCGAGCGGGAGATGGACGTCCTCGCCGAGGCGCACCGGCCCGTCGTCAGGCTGCGGGACCAGTGGGTGGTCGTCGACCCCGACCTCGTCCGCAAGGCCCGCAAGCGCGAGCTCGGGCTCCTGGAGCCGGTCGACGCGCTCGCCGTCGCCCTCGGCGGCACCGCGGAGGTGGACGGCGAGACCGTCCCCGCCGTGCCCGTCGGCGCCCTCGCGGTCCTGCGCGACCGCCTCCTCGCCGGGCCCGAGGACGTCCCCCCGCCACCCGGCCTCGACGCGACCCTCCGCGACTACCAGCTGCGCGGCCTGGCCTGGCTCGACCTGATGACCTCGCTCGGCCTCGGCGGCTGCCTCGCCGACGACATGGGCCTCGGCAAGACCGTCACCCTCATCGCCCTCCATCTGCGCCGCGCCCGCCCCGCACCCACCCTGGTCGTCTGCCCGGCCTCGCTCCTGGGCAACTGGCAGCGGGAGATCCGGCGCTTCGCCCCCGGCGTCCCCGTACGCCGCTTCCACGGCGCCGACCGCACCCTCGGCGGGCTCGACGGCGGCTTCGTCCTCACGACGTACGGCACCCTGCGCACCAGCGCCGCCCAGCTCGCCGAGCAGGAGTGGGGGATGGTCGTCGCGGACGAGGCCCAGCACGTCAAGAACCCCTTCTCGGCGACGGCCAAGGCGCTCCGCACGATCCCCTCACCCGCCCGGGTCGCCCTCACCGGCACCCCCGTGGAGAACAACCTCTCCGAGCTGTGGGCACTCCTCGACTGGACCACCCCGGGTCTCCTCGGCCCCCTCAAGGCCTTCCGCTCGCGCCACGCCCGCGCGGTGGAGAACGACGAGGAGATCGGCAACGAGGAGGCGGTCGAGCGCCTGGCCCGGCTGGTCCGTCCGTTCCTGCTGCGCCGGCGCAAGTCCGACCCCGGCATCGCCCCCGAGCTGCCGCCCAAGACCGAGTCCGACCACCCGGTCGCCCTCACCCGGGAGCAGGCCTCGCTCTACGAGGCGGTGGTGCGCGAGACGATGGCGCAGATCGAGGCCGCCGAGGGCATGGCCCGACGCGGACTGATCATGAAGCTGCTGACCTCGCTCAAGCAGATCTGCAACCACCCCGCGCAGTACCTCAAGGAGAGCTCCCCGAGGAACCGCGGATCGAGCGGTGCCGGCGCCGGCGCCCTGCGGCTCGCAGGGCGCTCCGGGAAGCTGGCCCTCCTCGACGAGCTCCTCGACACGATCCTCGCCGAGGACGGTTCGGTCCTCGTCTTCACGCAGTACGTGTCGATGGCCCGGCTCCTCGCCGACCACCTCGCCTCCCGGGGCGTCGACGCCCAACTGCTGCACGGCGGCACGCCCGTCCCCGAGCGGGAGCGGATGGTGGACCGCTTCCAGGCCGGGGAGGTCCCCGTCTTCCTGCTCTCCCTCAAGGCCGCCGGCACGGGGCTCAACCTCACCCGGGCCGGCCACGTCGTGCACTACGACCGCTGGTGGAACCCGGCCGTCGAGGAGCAGGCCACCGACCGCGCCTACCGCATCGGGCAGACCCAGCCGGTCCAGGTGCACCGCCTGATCGCCGAGGGCACCGTCGAGGACAGCATCGCGGAGATGCTGCGCGCCAAGCGGGCCCTTGCCGACGCCGTCCTCGGCAGCGGCGAGGCCGCCCTCACCGAACTGACCGACCGCGACCTGGCCGACCTGGTGTCCCTGAGGAGGCCGTCATGA
- a CDS encoding DUF6343 family protein — translation MRTGSEPVTARSPLRLRFVLSLWGLLWAAFGTTVFSLLDRPGWAAACGVLFLVTAVDLIMVVRHLRQGPHWQPGRDVPPYEPDHGNPRR, via the coding sequence ATGCGTACTGGGAGCGAGCCGGTGACCGCGCGCAGTCCCCTGCGGCTGCGGTTCGTGCTGAGTCTGTGGGGGCTGCTGTGGGCCGCCTTCGGCACCACGGTCTTCTCCCTGCTCGACCGGCCCGGATGGGCGGCGGCCTGCGGGGTGCTGTTCCTGGTGACCGCCGTCGACCTGATCATGGTCGTGCGCCATCTTCGGCAGGGCCCGCACTGGCAGCCGGGCCGGGACGTCCCGCCGTACGAGCCGGACCACGGCAACCCGCGGCGCTGA
- a CDS encoding tetratricopeptide repeat protein, producing MAERNPETHVIDFRAAEQLLAARDPRGAVKLLDSVIAAHPENTAARLLRARAFFAAAQLRPAELEFELVLEREPDNAFAHFALARTFQRSGRPDQALRHFRLAAALDPKPEYLEAARFGAAAD from the coding sequence GTGGCCGAGAGGAACCCGGAGACCCACGTCATCGACTTCCGCGCCGCCGAGCAACTGCTCGCCGCCCGGGACCCGCGTGGTGCCGTCAAGCTGCTCGACTCGGTGATCGCCGCCCACCCCGAGAACACCGCGGCCCGGCTGCTGCGGGCCCGCGCCTTCTTCGCCGCCGCCCAACTGCGTCCGGCCGAGCTCGAGTTCGAGCTGGTCCTGGAGCGCGAGCCGGACAACGCGTTCGCGCACTTCGCGCTCGCCCGCACCTTCCAGCGCTCCGGGCGCCCCGACCAGGCCCTGCGCCACTTCCGTCTCGCCGCGGCACTCGACCCGAAGCCGGAGTACCTGGAGGCGGCCCGCTTCGGCGCGGCGGCCGACTGA
- the coaE gene encoding dephospho-CoA kinase: MLKVGLTGGIGAGKSEVSRLLVSYGAVLIDADRIAREVVEPGTPGLAAVVAEFGPGILTPEGTLDRPRLGSIVFNDPERLAALNAIVHPLVGARSAELESRATAGDVVVHDVPLLTENGLAPLYDLVVVVDAAPQTQLDRLVGLRGMTAPEAEARMAAQATRAQRRAVADLVIDNDGPLEALEPQVRKVWETLQERAAGHA, from the coding sequence ATGCTGAAAGTGGGCCTGACTGGCGGCATCGGCGCCGGCAAGAGCGAAGTGTCGCGGCTTCTCGTCTCGTACGGAGCGGTGCTGATCGACGCCGACCGGATCGCCCGGGAGGTCGTGGAGCCCGGCACGCCCGGGCTCGCCGCCGTCGTGGCGGAGTTCGGCCCCGGGATCCTCACCCCGGAGGGGACCCTCGACCGGCCCCGGCTGGGCTCCATCGTCTTCAACGACCCCGAGCGCCTGGCCGCCCTCAACGCGATCGTGCATCCGCTGGTCGGCGCCCGCTCGGCCGAACTGGAGAGCAGGGCCACCGCCGGCGACGTCGTCGTCCACGACGTCCCGCTGCTCACCGAGAACGGCCTCGCGCCCCTGTACGACCTGGTCGTCGTCGTGGACGCCGCCCCCCAGACCCAGCTCGACCGGCTCGTAGGGCTGCGCGGCATGACCGCACCCGAGGCCGAGGCGCGGATGGCGGCGCAGGCCACCCGCGCGCAACGGCGGGCCGTGGCCGACCTCGTCATCGACAACGACGGTCCACTGGAGGCGCTGGAGCCCCAGGTGCGCAAGGTCTGGGAGACGCTCCAGGAGCGTGCCGCCGGGCACGCGTAG
- a CDS encoding PAC2 family protein, with protein sequence MLDPQDLYEWDQKGLAVVDVALAQESAGLVMLYHFDGYIDAGETGEQIIEGLLDTLPHQLVARFDHDRLVDYRARRPLLTFRRDRWSAYETPSIEVRLVQDATGAPFLVLSGPEPDVEWERFAAAVRQIVERLGVRLAVNFHGIPMGVPHTRPVGLTPHGNRTDLMPGHRSPFDEAQVPGSAESLIEFRLTESGHDTLGVAAHVPHYVARSPYPDAALTALEAVTAATGLVLPGVAHSLRTEARRTQTEIERQIGEGDDELVALVQGLEHQYDAMAGAETRGSLVAEPVELPSADELGREFERFLAEREGDS encoded by the coding sequence GTGCTTGATCCCCAGGATTTGTACGAATGGGACCAGAAGGGGCTGGCCGTGGTCGACGTGGCCCTGGCCCAGGAGTCGGCCGGACTGGTCATGCTCTACCACTTCGACGGCTACATCGACGCCGGTGAGACCGGCGAGCAGATCATCGAGGGGCTGCTCGACACCCTGCCGCACCAGCTCGTGGCGCGCTTCGACCACGACCGGCTCGTGGACTACCGGGCCCGCAGGCCCCTGCTGACCTTCCGACGCGACCGCTGGTCGGCGTACGAGACGCCCTCGATCGAGGTCAGGCTCGTCCAGGACGCCACCGGTGCCCCCTTCCTGGTGCTCTCCGGACCCGAGCCCGACGTCGAGTGGGAGCGGTTCGCCGCCGCCGTGCGCCAGATCGTCGAGCGCCTGGGCGTGCGCCTCGCCGTGAACTTCCACGGCATCCCCATGGGCGTCCCGCACACCCGCCCCGTCGGCCTCACCCCGCACGGCAACCGCACCGACCTCATGCCGGGCCACCGCAGCCCCTTCGACGAGGCCCAGGTGCCCGGCAGCGCCGAGTCCCTCATCGAGTTCCGCCTCACCGAGTCCGGCCACGACACCCTCGGCGTCGCGGCCCACGTCCCGCACTACGTCGCGCGCTCCCCGTACCCCGACGCGGCCCTGACCGCGCTGGAGGCCGTCACCGCGGCCACCGGCCTGGTCCTGCCCGGAGTCGCGCACTCCCTGCGCACCGAGGCGCGCCGCACCCAGACCGAGATCGAGCGCCAGATCGGCGAGGGCGACGACGAACTGGTCGCGCTCGTCCAGGGCCTTGAGCACCAGTACGACGCGATGGCCGGCGCCGAGACCCGCGGCAGCCTGGTCGCCGAACCCGTCGAGCTGCCCTCCGCGGACGAACTGGGCCGCGAGTTCGAGCGCTTCCTCGCCGAACGGGAGGGCGACTCCTGA
- the rpsA gene encoding 30S ribosomal protein S1 produces the protein MTSSTETTATSTTPQVAVNDIGNEEAFLAAIDETIKYFNDGDIVDGVIVKVDRDEVLLDIGYKTEGVIPSRELSIKHDVDPNEVVKVGDEIEALVLQKEDKEGRLILSKKRAQYERAWGTIEKIKEEDGIVTGTVIEVVKGGLILDIGLRGFLPASLVEMRRVRDLQPYVGKELEAKIIELDKNRNNVVLSRRAWLEQTQSEVRQTFLTTLQKGQVRSGVVSSIVNFGAFVDLGGVDGLVHVSELSWKHIDHPSEVVEVGQEVTVEVLDVDMDRERVSLSLKATQEDPWQQFARTHQIGQVVPGKVTKLVPFGAFVRVDEGIEGLVHISELAERHVEIPEQVVQVNDEIFVKVIDIDLERRRISLSLKQANESFGADPASVEFDPTLYGMAASYDDQGNYIYPEGFDPETNDWLEGYETQREAWETQYAEAQQRFEQHQAQVIKSREADEAAAAEGGAAAPAGAPAGVSGGSYSSESDDTSGALASDEALAALREKLAGGQS, from the coding sequence ATGACGAGCAGCACCGAGACCACCGCCACCAGCACCACCCCGCAGGTTGCGGTCAACGACATCGGTAACGAGGAAGCCTTCCTCGCCGCGATCGACGAGACGATCAAGTACTTCAACGACGGCGACATCGTCGACGGCGTCATCGTGAAGGTCGACCGGGACGAGGTCCTGCTCGACATCGGTTACAAGACCGAAGGTGTCATCCCGAGCCGCGAGCTCTCGATCAAGCACGACGTCGACCCCAACGAGGTCGTCAAGGTCGGCGACGAGATCGAGGCCCTTGTTCTCCAGAAGGAGGACAAGGAAGGCCGCCTGATCCTCTCGAAGAAGCGTGCCCAGTACGAGCGTGCTTGGGGCACCATCGAGAAGATCAAGGAAGAGGACGGCATCGTCACCGGTACCGTCATCGAGGTCGTCAAGGGTGGTCTCATCCTCGACATCGGCCTCCGCGGCTTCCTCCCGGCCTCCCTGGTCGAGATGCGTCGCGTCCGCGACCTCCAGCCCTACGTGGGCAAGGAGCTCGAGGCGAAGATCATCGAGCTGGACAAGAACCGCAACAACGTGGTCCTGTCCCGCCGTGCCTGGCTCGAGCAGACCCAGTCCGAGGTCCGCCAGACCTTCCTCACGACCCTCCAGAAGGGTCAGGTCCGCTCCGGCGTCGTGTCCTCGATCGTCAACTTCGGTGCCTTCGTGGACCTGGGTGGCGTCGACGGCCTCGTGCACGTCTCCGAGCTGTCCTGGAAGCACATCGACCACCCCTCCGAGGTTGTCGAGGTCGGCCAGGAGGTCACCGTCGAGGTTCTCGACGTGGACATGGACCGCGAGCGTGTCTCCCTGTCGCTGAAGGCGACGCAGGAGGACCCGTGGCAGCAGTTCGCCCGCACGCACCAGATCGGCCAGGTCGTCCCCGGCAAGGTCACCAAGCTGGTTCCGTTCGGTGCGTTCGTCCGCGTGGACGAGGGCATCGAGGGTCTGGTCCACATCTCCGAGCTGGCCGAGCGCCACGTGGAGATCCCGGAGCAGGTCGTCCAGGTCAACGACGAGATCTTCGTCAAGGTCATCGACATCGACCTCGAGCGTCGTCGCATCAGCCTCTCGCTGAAGCAGGCCAACGAGTCCTTCGGTGCCGACCCGGCCTCGGTCGAGTTCGACCCGACCCTGTACGGCATGGCCGCGTCCTACGACGACCAGGGCAACTACATCTACCCCGAGGGCTTCGACCCCGAGACCAACGACTGGCTCGAGGGCTACGAGACCCAGCGCGAGGCCTGGGAGACCCAGTACGCCGAGGCGCAGCAGCGCTTCGAGCAGCACCAGGCTCAGGTCATCAAGTCCCGCGAGGCCGACGAGGCCGCCGCTGCCGAGGGTGGCGCCGCCGCTCCGGCCGGTGCCCCGGCGGGCGTCTCCGGTGGTTCGTACTCCTCGGAGTCGGACGACACCTCCGGCGCCCTGGCGTCGGACGAGGCCCTGGCTGCCCTGCGCGAGAAGCTGGCCGGCGGCCAGAGCTGA
- a CDS encoding class I SAM-dependent methyltransferase — MNQEYGQEDGPEDEPEATRRETGDAESSRASRGWWDRNADEYQTEHGSFLGDDRFVWGPEGLDEEEAGLLGPAGSLKGLDVLEIGAGAAQCSRWLAARGARPVALDLSHRQLQHALRIGGEVPLVEADAGALPFRDGAFDLACSAYGAVPFVADPVRVFREVRRVLRPGGRWVFSVTHPIRWAFPDEPGPEGLSVAASYFDRTPYVEQDERGHAVYVEHHRTIGDRVRDVVAGGFRLVDLVEPEWPAWNDQEWGGWSPLRGNLIPGTAIFVCERAED, encoded by the coding sequence ATGAACCAAGAGTACGGACAGGAAGACGGCCCCGAGGACGAGCCGGAGGCCACCCGGCGCGAGACGGGGGACGCGGAGAGCAGTCGGGCGAGCCGGGGCTGGTGGGACCGGAACGCCGACGAGTACCAGACCGAGCACGGGTCGTTCCTCGGGGACGACCGGTTCGTCTGGGGCCCCGAGGGCCTCGACGAGGAGGAGGCGGGGCTGCTCGGCCCGGCCGGCTCGCTGAAGGGTCTGGACGTGCTGGAGATCGGCGCGGGCGCGGCGCAGTGCTCGCGCTGGCTGGCGGCGCGGGGGGCCCGGCCGGTGGCCCTGGACCTCTCGCACCGGCAGCTGCAGCACGCGCTGCGGATCGGCGGCGAGGTGCCGCTGGTGGAGGCGGACGCGGGGGCGCTGCCATTCCGCGACGGCGCCTTCGACCTGGCGTGCTCGGCGTACGGGGCGGTGCCGTTCGTGGCGGATCCGGTACGGGTCTTCCGCGAGGTCCGGCGGGTGCTGCGGCCCGGCGGCCGGTGGGTGTTCTCGGTGACGCACCCGATCCGCTGGGCGTTCCCGGACGAGCCGGGGCCCGAGGGCCTGTCGGTCGCGGCCTCCTACTTCGACCGGACGCCGTACGTGGAGCAGGACGAGCGGGGGCACGCGGTCTACGTCGAGCACCACCGGACGATCGGCGACCGGGTGCGGGACGTGGTGGCCGGCGGTTTCCGGCTGGTGGACCTGGTGGAGCCGGAATGGCCGGCCTGGAACGACCAGGAGTGGGGTGGCTGGTCCCCGCTGCGGGGGAACCTGATCCCGGGGACGGCGATCTTCGTCTGCGAGCGCGCGGAGGACTGA